Proteins encoded in a region of the Carassius gibelio isolate Cgi1373 ecotype wild population from Czech Republic chromosome B5, carGib1.2-hapl.c, whole genome shotgun sequence genome:
- the LOC127957896 gene encoding glycerol-3-phosphate acyltransferase 3-like: MEGFWAVFFPVLRVWFTCLVVLIMLPAMLGISLGITETYMKILIKTLEWATHRIQRASRAEEILKHSTSNGLIQRDNSSLEQEIEELRQNRPKSAERGDFTLSDVLCFTRKGIESIVEDDVTQRFTSEELVSWNLLTRTNNNFQYISLRLTVLWGVGVAVRYCILLPLRITLTAIGLSWLVIGTTMVGFLPNYRVKGWLSELVHLMCYRICARGLSATIHYHNKQNRPKRGGICVANHTSPIDVVILANDGCYAMVGQVHGGLMGVVQRAMERACPHIWFERAEMRDRHLVTQRLRDHVHDTTKLPILIFPEGTCINNTSVMMFKKGSFEIGGTIYPVAIKYDPQFGDAFWNSSKYSMVGYLLRMMTSWAIVCNVWYLPPMAQKEGEDAVLFANRVKSTIAQQGGLVDLAWDGGLKRAKVKDSFKEQQQKKYSHMVVGDDSSD; the protein is encoded by the exons ATGGAGGGGTTTTGGGCAGTGTTTTTCCCCGTGCTGAGGGTCTGGTTCACCTGTTTGGTGGTCCTGATCATGCTGCCTGCCATGCTTGGGATCTCGCTTGGCATCACTGAGACCTACATGAAGATCCTCATCAAAACCTTAGAG TGGGCAACACACAGAATCCAAAGGGCGAGTAGAGCAGAGGAGATACTGAAACATTCCACATCAAATG GTTTAATTCAGCGGGATAATTCGTCTTTGGAGCAGGAGATCGAGGAGCTGCGTCAGAACAGGCCAAAGTCGGCAGAGCGTGGGGACTTCACTCTGAGCGACGTCCTGTGCTTCACCAGGAAAGGCATTGAGAGCATTGTGGAAGACGATGTCACGCAGAGATTCACCTCAGAGGAGCTGGTTTCCTGGAACCTCCTCACCCGAACCAACAACAACTTCCAGTACATCTCTCTCAGGCTCACTGTACTGTGGGGAGTTGGTGTGGCCGTGAGATACTGCATACTGCTTCCTCTACG GATTACACTAACAGCTATAGGGCTGAGCTGGTTGGTGATTGGCACAACAATGGTGGGTTTCCTCCCCAATTACAG AGTGAAGGGTTGGTTGAGTGAGCTGGTCCACTTGATGTGCTACAGGATCTGTGCCAGAGGTCTTTCAGCTACCATTCACTATCACAACAA ACAGAACAGGCCTAAGAGAGGAGGCATCTGTGTAGCTAATCACACTTCACCAATTGATGTCGTTATTCTGGCTAATGACGGCTGTTATGCAATG gtagGACAGGTTCATGGTGGTTTAATGGGAGTCGTCCAGCGTGCGATGGAGAGAGCTTGCCCTCATATCTGGTTTGAGAGAGCAGAGATGAGAGACCGCCACCTAGTGACACAaag GTTAAGAGATCATGTACATGACACAACAAAGCTGCCAATACTCATCTTCCCTGAGG GAACTTGCATCAATAATACATCAGTAATGATGTTTAAAAAGGGAAGTTTCGAAATTGGAGGAACTATATACCCAGTGGCTATAAAG tATGACCCTCAGTTTGGAGATGCTTTCTGGAACAGCAGCAAATATAGCATGGTGGGCTATTTGCTGCGGATGATGACGAGCTGGGCCATAGTCTGCAACGTCTGGTATCTGCCTCCAATGGCACAGAAG GAAGGAGAGGATGCTGTGCTGTTTGCCAACAGGGTGAAATCAACCATTGCACAACAAGGAGGTTTAGTGGACTTGGCCTG GGATGGGGGTCTGAAGAGGGCAAAGGTGAAGGATTCGTTTAAGGAGCAACAGCAGAAGAAGTACAGCCACATGGTGGTGGGTGATGACAGCAGTGACTGA